From the genome of Clostridium sp. BNL1100, one region includes:
- the deoC gene encoding deoxyribose-phosphate aldolase: MTAKEIAKMIDHSLLRPELNESDVRQGCRLAKEYSTASVCVKPCDVEIAKEELEGSDVLVTTVIGFPHGSSKTSVKVQEAVEAINDGAVELDMVLNIGRLLSKQFDYVEKDIKSVVDAAHQRGVIVKVILENCYLSDELKEIACKICEDAGADFVKTSTGFGTGGATLEDLELMRRTCSEKVRVKAAGGVRTLNDALSVRSKGTVRFGATATKVILDEAKRREEEGTLQEAK; encoded by the coding sequence ATTACTGCAAAGGAAATTGCAAAAATGATTGACCATTCTTTACTGAGGCCAGAACTGAATGAATCTGACGTTAGACAAGGGTGTAGACTGGCAAAGGAGTATTCAACCGCCTCGGTTTGCGTAAAGCCATGTGATGTAGAAATAGCAAAAGAGGAACTTGAAGGAAGTGATGTTCTGGTAACTACCGTAATAGGCTTTCCACATGGTTCAAGCAAGACATCTGTAAAAGTGCAGGAAGCTGTAGAAGCTATCAATGATGGGGCTGTGGAACTTGATATGGTACTTAATATTGGCAGACTTCTTTCAAAACAGTTTGACTATGTGGAAAAAGATATAAAATCAGTGGTCGATGCAGCACATCAGAGGGGTGTAATTGTAAAAGTAATTCTGGAAAATTGCTATTTAAGTGATGAACTTAAAGAAATTGCATGCAAGATTTGTGAAGATGCAGGAGCTGATTTTGTTAAAACCTCCACAGGTTTTGGTACCGGCGGGGCTACTCTGGAAGATCTTGAACTTATGCGAAGAACATGCAGTGAAAAGGTCAGGGTAAAAGCTGCAGGGGGAGTGAGAACACTAAACGATGCTTTGTCTGTCAGAAGTAAAGGTACGGTAAGATTCGGTGCTACAGCAACCAAGGTTATTCTGGATGAGGCGAAGCGCAGGGAAGAGGAAGGAACATTGCAGGAAGCAAAATAA
- a CDS encoding AvrD family protein, whose product MITNEVYETIDELLGDKDKRFFSSGFKNVKHLFNDISISPCRNELTAKCSAIYPENWSVKEDGTVLKPHVSTLDILVFVFCLNKLFVSHIYQLKNNQIGNMWIKKVVIKAGSEPEYKLEDIDIHTRFLGTAETGNDRYNSMFSNEIAGFNMVIELEHDINSMTTEEIYYSSINDAGSAITGYCSQLVEKNKIYDLTNICIDKNSQSLSSNVNIRKMETISDNNIYSIIDLFACASQQMQALIYRVDSIERKCSNNLWMRKVEIEYKKPVSTLKSFRQTVYISKSKILHMKENTWRIADFKCIVDSPSNPLSVSVSLAHEIPELVINSGHKKVS is encoded by the coding sequence ATGATAACCAACGAAGTATACGAAACAATTGATGAGCTTTTAGGAGACAAGGACAAAAGGTTTTTCAGCAGCGGCTTTAAAAATGTCAAACACCTTTTCAATGACATTTCAATTAGTCCTTGCCGAAATGAATTAACCGCCAAGTGTTCAGCCATATATCCTGAAAACTGGTCGGTAAAAGAAGATGGAACAGTATTAAAACCACATGTAAGCACACTTGATATTTTGGTATTTGTATTCTGTTTAAATAAACTCTTTGTAAGTCATATTTATCAATTAAAAAACAACCAAATTGGTAATATGTGGATAAAAAAGGTTGTAATAAAAGCAGGCAGCGAACCTGAATATAAACTTGAAGATATTGATATTCACACCAGATTTCTAGGTACTGCTGAAACAGGTAATGACCGCTACAACTCGATGTTTTCAAACGAAATTGCAGGTTTTAATATGGTCATTGAATTGGAACATGACATTAACAGTATGACTACGGAAGAAATCTACTACAGCAGCATAAACGATGCCGGTAGTGCTATTACGGGTTATTGCAGCCAACTGGTAGAAAAGAATAAAATATATGATTTAACAAATATTTGCATTGATAAAAACAGCCAATCCCTTTCTTCCAATGTAAATATAAGAAAGATGGAAACAATTTCAGACAACAATATTTATTCCATCATAGACCTGTTTGCCTGTGCATCTCAACAGATGCAGGCACTGATATACCGGGTTGACAGCATAGAGCGTAAATGTTCCAACAACCTGTGGATGAGAAAAGTTGAAATTGAATATAAAAAACCAGTAAGCACCCTTAAAAGCTTCAGGCAAACTGTTTATATCAGCAAGTCAAAAATCCTTCATATGAAAGAAAATACCTGGCGAATAGCCGATTTTAAATGTATTGTGGATTCCCCCTCGAATCCATTGAGTGTAAGTGTAAGCCTTGCACATGAAATTCCTGAATTAGTTATTAATTCCGGACATAAAAAAGTGTCCTGA
- a CDS encoding AAA family ATPase gives MNKDLRIAISGTFATGKTTLAVALEQLTTIPMVSVKSMEEVTSLHFPGKTIEQCSPYEYYQICIYRFLEQVMSENRVQGNFIVDGTLIESYIYGLVKLNSLNYTPFSFNLFANNLEIITHKNLYENFYKSFGNVFKEYCRRNYHSFIHLPVESPASQENYHYYSNKVRKTCDEMIISALEEIGIKYYIITGSTEERLKKIMKIYSLKPKDQLL, from the coding sequence ATGAACAAGGATTTGCGAATAGCCATATCCGGTACATTTGCAACGGGAAAAACAACCTTGGCTGTAGCTCTGGAACAACTTACGACAATACCTATGGTTTCTGTAAAAAGTATGGAAGAAGTGACGTCTTTACATTTCCCCGGGAAAACCATAGAACAATGCTCTCCCTATGAATACTACCAAATATGTATCTATCGTTTTTTAGAGCAGGTTATGAGTGAAAACCGGGTCCAAGGGAACTTTATAGTAGATGGAACATTAATAGAATCTTACATATATGGTCTGGTTAAACTTAATTCATTGAATTATACACCTTTCAGCTTTAATCTATTTGCAAACAATCTAGAAATTATTACTCATAAGAATTTATACGAAAATTTTTATAAAAGCTTCGGTAATGTTTTTAAGGAATACTGTCGGAGAAACTATCATTCCTTTATACATTTGCCTGTTGAATCTCCTGCTTCACAAGAAAACTATCATTATTATTCTAATAAAGTCCGTAAGACTTGTGATGAAATGATAATAAGTGCCTTAGAGGAGATAGGGATAAAATACTATATTATTACCGGAAGTACGGAAGAACGTCTTAAAAAAATAATGAAAATTTACAGTCTCAAACCTAAAGACCAATTACTTTAA
- a CDS encoding response regulator transcription factor, whose product MKKISVAIVEDDPVWLSSLKIFLNNEEDLNVVATASTQKDAVEMAKNNDVDIILMDINLSENNMDGIYAAAEISQAKNVKIIMLTSIESEEVIRNSFTAGAVNYVLKSNYMDIPAAIRSVHNKVSPMEILLKDYSRMKEAEQVAALSNAEREILSLVQQGYSQSKISEVLFKSPGTIKAQINKLLKKMGVANCKQAIKKINSKGILK is encoded by the coding sequence ATGAAAAAAATATCAGTGGCAATTGTTGAGGATGATCCCGTGTGGTTAAGCTCTTTAAAAATTTTTTTGAACAATGAGGAAGACCTGAATGTCGTAGCTACTGCCTCCACTCAAAAGGATGCCGTGGAAATGGCAAAAAATAATGATGTGGATATTATTTTAATGGATATAAATTTAAGTGAAAACAACATGGATGGAATATATGCCGCTGCAGAAATAAGTCAGGCTAAAAATGTGAAAATAATCATGCTCACTTCTATTGAGTCCGAGGAGGTTATTAGAAACTCCTTTACTGCCGGCGCTGTAAACTATGTTCTGAAAAGTAATTATATGGATATCCCTGCTGCTATCCGTTCCGTCCACAATAAGGTGTCACCCATGGAGATTTTATTAAAAGATTACTCAAGGATGAAGGAGGCAGAACAGGTGGCTGCCTTGTCCAATGCAGAAAGAGAAATTCTTAGCCTGGTACAGCAAGGATACTCCCAATCAAAAATATCTGAAGTACTTTTTAAGTCACCTGGTACTATAAAAGCACAAATTAATAAGCTGTTGAAAAAAATGGGCGTTGCCAATTGTAAACAAGCTATTAAGAAAATTAATAGCAAGGGAATTTTAAAGTAA
- a CDS encoding HAMP domain-containing sensor histidine kinase, with translation MTFIISLILIWIISIIILVVDFKSECNRWLSSAAFCVGLRYLADSINVLAAPNVNNYIKLIICILTSISFVFYPYTLLMFSLSLSKILEPKYNKFLMWILLIPVVLIYVFLPINDFMYPTIKPSYKYLTLWSTFGVILSNAVLIVGYFKTVSIPKKKNIFLVGIFMIPTTIFGWLINFLLPILGIKNLWKFNIIVVVVVAALYCVLVVKYGFLGIKIRFEKNRLDSTMQSISSGTQILTHAIKNEILKISLCTRNINSSEESFDKEKFDRYIGENTQNITASTDHLMTLVARIKDYMHEIEIREEYHNLADIIENSLNLMIVHIKEKNISIKRYYSYGQFGTVLLCDAVHIQEVLNNILKNAVEALQPGGEIGIHVIKSKKVLTVEVRDNGPGIPASNLSRIFDPFFSTKKNSMNFGLGLSYCYNVMHKHGGGIEVESDENKGTAVILKFLSKKVKKVV, from the coding sequence ATGACATTTATTATTTCATTGATTTTAATATGGATAATTTCGATTATTATATTGGTTGTAGATTTTAAAAGTGAATGTAACAGATGGCTAAGTTCCGCAGCCTTTTGTGTGGGGTTGCGGTATTTAGCCGACAGTATTAATGTACTTGCTGCACCTAATGTGAACAATTACATTAAGCTGATTATTTGTATTCTTACGTCAATTTCTTTTGTATTTTACCCCTATACCTTACTAATGTTCAGCTTAAGTTTAAGTAAAATACTTGAACCTAAGTATAACAAATTTCTGATGTGGATTTTGCTTATTCCGGTTGTTTTAATTTACGTATTTCTACCGATAAATGATTTTATGTATCCTACAATTAAGCCTTCATACAAATATTTGACTCTATGGTCTACGTTTGGGGTAATTTTATCGAATGCAGTATTGATTGTTGGGTATTTTAAAACGGTCAGCATACCAAAAAAGAAAAACATATTCCTTGTGGGTATTTTCATGATACCTACCACAATATTTGGATGGCTTATAAACTTTCTTCTCCCTATTCTTGGAATAAAAAACCTATGGAAATTCAATATAATAGTAGTTGTTGTGGTAGCAGCTTTATACTGCGTTCTGGTTGTAAAATATGGTTTTTTGGGGATAAAAATAAGATTTGAAAAAAACCGTCTTGACAGCACTATGCAGTCAATCAGTTCAGGAACCCAGATTTTGACTCACGCAATAAAAAATGAGATTTTAAAGATTTCTTTATGCACCAGGAACATTAATTCCTCAGAAGAATCCTTTGATAAGGAGAAATTCGACAGATATATCGGTGAAAATACGCAGAACATTACAGCATCAACTGATCACCTTATGACGTTAGTGGCCAGGATTAAGGATTATATGCATGAGATAGAAATAAGGGAGGAATATCATAATTTAGCAGATATTATAGAGAACTCATTGAACCTCATGATAGTACATATTAAGGAAAAAAATATTTCAATTAAGCGTTATTATTCATATGGTCAATTCGGTACTGTACTTTTGTGTGATGCAGTACATATTCAGGAGGTTTTGAATAATATTTTGAAAAATGCAGTTGAAGCACTTCAACCCGGCGGAGAGATAGGGATTCATGTTATAAAAAGTAAAAAGGTCTTAACAGTGGAAGTTCGTGATAACGGCCCGGGTATACCCGCCAGTAATCTTTCCCGTATTTTTGATCCGTTTTTTTCTACCAAGAAAAACAGCATGAATTTTGGTCTGGGGTTATCCTATTGCTATAATGTAATGCATAAGCACGGTGGAGGTATAGAGGTAGAGAGTGATGAAAATAAAGGAACAGCAGTAATTTTGAAGTTTTTATCAAAAAAGGTTAAGAAGGTGGTATAG
- a CDS encoding Gfo/Idh/MocA family oxidoreductase: MIGVGIVGCGAIARYRHVPEFAANPLSKIIGYFNPSSEKAEILASKYGGKVYSDYGKMLEDPAVQAVCICSPNKYHAQMSIAAMEAGKHVLCEKPIAVTVDEGEKMLEAAARTKKCLMIAHDMKFEYAHKKAREIVKSGEMGRILSFRTTFGHRGPEHWSVNQSMDSWFFDNESSLTGVLADLGVHKLNLIEWLIDDRINQIKAFSEVRDKKRENGELVETPDNSVCLLKSKSGIIGTLAASWTYYGGMDKSTVLYCSKGTIEIYSNPGYPLIVAKSENERICYTFDKQETSGIADAFLDSIVNGTDPAISGEEGLRALKLVMACAEAHAKDKTILIND; this comes from the coding sequence ATGATCGGAGTAGGTATTGTAGGATGCGGAGCTATTGCAAGGTATCGTCACGTTCCGGAGTTTGCTGCTAATCCATTGTCTAAAATTATCGGTTACTTTAACCCCTCTAGTGAAAAAGCGGAAATTCTTGCATCCAAATATGGAGGGAAGGTATATTCCGATTACGGAAAAATGCTGGAGGATCCAGCAGTGCAGGCAGTTTGTATTTGTTCACCCAATAAATATCATGCTCAAATGAGCATTGCTGCCATGGAGGCAGGAAAGCATGTCTTGTGCGAAAAGCCAATAGCTGTGACCGTTGACGAAGGTGAAAAAATGCTTGAAGCGGCAGCAAGGACAAAAAAGTGTCTAATGATTGCTCATGACATGAAATTTGAGTATGCCCACAAAAAAGCAAGGGAAATCGTTAAAAGCGGTGAAATGGGAAGAATACTTAGTTTTCGTACCACTTTCGGACATAGAGGGCCGGAGCACTGGAGTGTAAATCAAAGCATGGATTCATGGTTTTTCGATAATGAAAGTTCCTTAACAGGAGTTTTAGCAGATCTTGGTGTACACAAGTTAAACTTGATTGAATGGCTTATAGATGATCGTATAAATCAAATAAAAGCTTTCTCGGAGGTCAGGGATAAAAAGCGTGAAAACGGAGAATTAGTTGAAACTCCTGACAATAGTGTATGTTTGCTGAAATCAAAATCCGGGATTATAGGAACACTGGCAGCAAGCTGGACTTATTATGGGGGTATGGATAAAAGTACCGTACTTTATTGTTCGAAAGGCACCATAGAAATTTATAGTAATCCCGGCTATCCATTAATTGTTGCAAAATCTGAAAATGAGAGGATTTGTTATACTTTTGATAAACAGGAAACATCAGGTATTGCAGATGCTTTCTTGGATAGTATTGTAAACGGAACTGATCCGGCTATATCGGGAGAAGAAGGTTTGAGAGCGTTAAAGCTAGTTATGGCTTGTGCAGAAGCGCATGCCAAGGATAAAACAATACTCATAAATGATTAG
- a CDS encoding MFS transporter → MKDNKFIKSRLSSLMFLQFFISGITCPIMSLYLIKCLHFSGDQTGIILSVSGITTILSSVMGALIADKILTVNRLLGICHLFAAIFMTILTFQTRFEWVLVTYLLYTLSFGCTNGCVSAVVFHHEENAKKNFGGIQMWGSIGWISAGWLFSFVWMRNFTGIMALNRMADALKISAGISFILFVYTFSLPVKKIKPDSRKSLVPREALAVFTKPQNLFLAAMVFITFTSFQYYLFGIGPYLQQSNYGETNIMPLMSVAQIAEAVALGVLGYFIVRKDFKKVLIIGLIGNLWRFVALLISPAFPAVISALVCHGVASAFFFTASCIYLDSQCEDSTARPGVQQIIIMLAYGVGASLGNLSAGRAVTMFETAVSGVINYSAFWGVPLVVNAVMFLPFILLFKRGLGEKVSKQKEVTGLSKKLSIKEI, encoded by the coding sequence ATGAAAGATAATAAATTTATAAAATCAAGACTCTCCTCGTTAATGTTTTTACAATTCTTCATTTCGGGAATTACTTGTCCGATTATGAGTTTATACTTGATAAAATGCCTGCATTTTTCCGGAGACCAAACAGGGATTATACTCTCCGTATCGGGGATAACTACAATTTTATCATCTGTTATGGGAGCACTGATTGCTGACAAAATATTGACAGTAAATCGTCTGCTTGGAATTTGCCATTTGTTTGCTGCTATATTTATGACTATACTTACTTTTCAGACCAGATTTGAATGGGTGCTTGTTACATATTTACTTTATACACTATCATTCGGATGTACAAATGGATGCGTATCAGCAGTAGTATTTCACCATGAGGAAAATGCAAAGAAAAATTTCGGCGGTATCCAGATGTGGGGTTCTATCGGTTGGATATCGGCCGGATGGCTGTTCAGCTTTGTATGGATGAGAAATTTCACGGGTATCATGGCCTTAAACCGGATGGCAGATGCATTGAAAATCTCAGCAGGCATTTCGTTTATATTATTTGTATATACCTTTTCTTTGCCTGTTAAAAAGATTAAGCCTGACAGCCGGAAATCCCTTGTACCGAGAGAAGCCCTGGCCGTTTTTACAAAGCCACAGAATCTATTTCTTGCTGCAATGGTTTTTATTACATTTACTTCATTTCAATACTATCTGTTCGGTATCGGGCCGTATTTACAGCAGAGTAATTACGGAGAAACCAATATTATGCCCTTGATGAGTGTGGCACAAATAGCCGAGGCTGTGGCACTTGGAGTTCTTGGTTACTTTATAGTACGCAAGGACTTCAAAAAGGTATTGATAATAGGACTTATAGGCAATTTGTGGAGATTTGTGGCACTGCTTATAAGCCCTGCATTTCCGGCTGTAATCTCTGCTCTTGTTTGTCATGGAGTGGCATCAGCATTCTTTTTCACTGCATCGTGCATTTACCTTGACAGTCAGTGCGAAGATAGTACGGCACGGCCGGGGGTTCAGCAGATAATAATTATGCTTGCATATGGAGTAGGTGCATCCTTGGGTAACCTGTCAGCCGGCAGGGCTGTTACAATGTTTGAAACAGCAGTATCAGGTGTTATTAATTACTCTGCCTTCTGGGGTGTACCATTGGTTGTCAATGCAGTTATGTTCCTGCCGTTCATTTTATTATTCAAGCGTGGGTTAGGGGAAAAAGTATCAAAGCAAAAAGAAGTTACAGGTTTATCTAAAAAATTGTCCATAAAGGAGATATAA
- a CDS encoding Gfo/Idh/MocA family oxidoreductase, with protein MKIGIVGCGYIANYYATTLPNHPELELVGVTDINTDRAKKFAKFYGVKHFSTVEDLLKEQEISIVLNCTNPHSHYEVSRAVLMANKHVYTEKPMGMDFDEASKLVNLAKERKLFIASAPSILLGEYAQGIMKALKDKEIGHPILAYAQLDDGAVHDMRYWTWISRTGTEWPYENEFKIGSLLEHAGYCLTLLTAFFGPVKEVQAYTRCLVPNKINKDRIDDLGPDYSEACLEFRSGMVARLTIGSVAPHNHSLMIVGDEGVLTTDDLYWDVQQKVYIQKRITSDSKDRKNSHVYLTEKEEYEFERPEDFEFRSQDEVNVDWAKGVAELADAILHKRKCRLDMSHALHVMEIIDVLENARSFSGPQKIRTVFDPIEAADWIKEGKLPKGLTA; from the coding sequence ATGAAAATTGGAATTGTAGGATGCGGTTATATTGCTAATTACTATGCAACAACACTACCGAACCACCCGGAACTGGAACTTGTAGGAGTAACAGATATTAATACCGATAGAGCAAAAAAGTTTGCAAAGTTTTATGGAGTTAAGCATTTCAGCACTGTTGAGGATTTACTGAAGGAACAGGAGATATCAATTGTTTTAAATTGCACAAATCCACACAGCCACTATGAAGTTTCAAGAGCAGTGCTTATGGCTAATAAACATGTATACACTGAAAAACCTATGGGAATGGATTTTGATGAGGCATCAAAGCTGGTGAACTTAGCAAAGGAAAGAAAGCTATTCATTGCATCTGCACCAAGTATTCTTTTAGGAGAATACGCACAGGGAATTATGAAAGCCTTGAAAGACAAAGAAATCGGACATCCTATTCTTGCATACGCACAGCTTGATGACGGTGCTGTTCATGATATGCGTTACTGGACTTGGATAAGCAGAACAGGAACTGAATGGCCATATGAAAATGAGTTTAAGATAGGAAGTCTTTTGGAACATGCAGGGTATTGCCTTACATTACTAACGGCGTTTTTCGGGCCTGTTAAGGAAGTTCAGGCATACACCCGCTGCCTTGTACCAAACAAAATAAACAAAGACAGGATAGATGACCTTGGGCCGGACTACAGCGAAGCGTGCCTTGAATTCAGATCAGGTATGGTAGCAAGATTGACTATAGGCTCAGTTGCACCGCATAATCATTCATTGATGATTGTGGGAGATGAGGGTGTACTTACAACCGATGATTTATATTGGGATGTCCAGCAAAAAGTATATATACAGAAGAGGATAACTTCCGATTCAAAAGACCGTAAAAATTCACATGTATATTTAACAGAGAAGGAAGAATACGAATTTGAAAGGCCTGAGGATTTTGAGTTCAGAAGTCAGGATGAAGTGAATGTGGACTGGGCAAAGGGAGTAGCAGAACTAGCCGATGCTATTTTACATAAAAGAAAATGCCGTTTGGATATGAGCCATGCACTTCATGTAATGGAGATAATTGATGTATTGGAAAATGCACGCAGCTTCAGCGGGCCGCAGAAAATAAGGACTGTATTTGATCCTATAGAAGCTGCAGACTGGATAAAAGAAGGAAAACTGCCAAAGGGCCTTACAGCTTAA
- a CDS encoding peptidoglycan-binding protein yields the protein MNLKKIKSLISDIPKKIKNYKNKYPSKYKYIIISSSGAAALALTAAIVFTLPPSSSKFVATGKQESTASVSSQTTQQKYSKATSESTALPKTSRGITPMNPLKGDVIKSGVKDSTVTVIQKRLMDLDYLEIDEPTDEFGEPLQFAIELFQRKNKLPITGEVDAKTYELLLSEGAKAYTVSLEAEGPDVQQLQERLYELGYINKATGYFGTDTDTAVKEFQKRNGLYDDGNVGKQTREILYSANAVPMSFYLGDENSEILQYKQRLYELGYLTAKPSGKYDNDTVLAVKRFQENNGLIADGFIGPVTKDLLMSADATENALDIGDSGDDVTKVQTYLKKLGYLKGVTGYFGSDTHNAVLNFQTRNGLGQDGKVGSQTIAKLLSPDARKWTGGSGSGSNGNNSGGSSNSGGGNNSGGGNGGNFVSPSVERLISVAKSKLGSRYVYGAKGPNTFDCSGFVYWVLKNSGVRQGYMTSGGWAGNGRYRRISSMSSIKRGDIITYNGHVGIALGGNQMIDASSSQGRVRITNITSSYWTRNFICAFRIF from the coding sequence ATGAATTTAAAGAAGATTAAGAGTTTGATAAGTGATATACCTAAGAAAATTAAAAATTATAAAAATAAATATCCCTCAAAATATAAATATATAATTATTTCATCTTCAGGCGCAGCAGCACTGGCTCTTACGGCAGCAATTGTTTTCACTCTGCCGCCCTCAAGCTCTAAATTTGTTGCTACAGGTAAACAGGAAAGTACGGCTTCAGTATCCAGCCAAACAACCCAACAGAAGTATTCGAAAGCCACGTCAGAATCAACTGCATTACCTAAAACATCCCGTGGTATTACTCCTATGAACCCTTTAAAAGGGGATGTTATAAAGTCAGGCGTAAAAGATAGTACAGTTACTGTTATTCAAAAGAGACTCATGGATCTGGATTATCTCGAAATTGACGAACCAACCGATGAATTCGGAGAACCGCTTCAATTCGCAATAGAATTATTTCAGCGTAAAAACAAGTTACCCATAACAGGTGAAGTTGATGCCAAAACATACGAGCTTTTGCTCTCAGAGGGTGCAAAAGCATATACCGTTTCTCTTGAAGCTGAAGGACCTGATGTACAGCAGCTTCAGGAACGTTTGTATGAATTAGGATACATAAATAAGGCAACAGGTTATTTCGGTACAGATACCGACACCGCTGTAAAGGAATTTCAGAAAAGAAACGGACTTTACGATGACGGTAATGTAGGTAAGCAGACAAGAGAAATTTTATATTCGGCAAATGCAGTTCCAATGTCCTTTTATTTAGGGGACGAAAACAGTGAGATACTTCAATATAAGCAAAGATTGTATGAACTTGGTTATCTCACCGCAAAACCCAGCGGAAAGTACGATAACGATACAGTCCTTGCAGTTAAGCGTTTTCAGGAAAATAACGGTTTGATTGCCGATGGTTTTATAGGGCCGGTTACAAAAGATTTGCTTATGTCGGCAGATGCTACTGAAAATGCCCTTGATATAGGCGATAGCGGAGATGATGTTACTAAAGTTCAGACTTACTTGAAGAAGCTTGGATATTTGAAAGGCGTAACAGGTTATTTCGGCTCTGACACGCATAATGCTGTTCTTAACTTCCAGACAAGAAATGGTTTGGGACAGGACGGAAAAGTAGGTTCACAAACAATAGCCAAACTCTTATCACCTGATGCAAGAAAATGGACCGGTGGTTCAGGAAGCGGCTCAAACGGTAACAATTCAGGAGGGTCGAGTAATTCCGGCGGAGGCAACAATTCCGGTGGAGGTAACGGTGGAAACTTTGTAAGTCCAAGTGTTGAACGACTTATATCAGTAGCAAAATCAAAACTGGGAAGCAGATACGTATATGGTGCAAAAGGGCCAAATACCTTTGATTGTTCGGGATTTGTTTATTGGGTATTAAAGAATTCAGGAGTCAGACAAGGTTATATGACCTCCGGAGGATGGGCCGGAAACGGCAGATATAGAAGGATATCCAGTATGAGTAGTATAAAACGCGGAGATATCATTACATACAACGGACATGTCGGTATTGCATTAGGCGGCAACCAGATGATCGATGCATCATCTAGTCAGGGCAGAGTTCGTATTACAAACATAACTTCTTCCTACTGGACAAGGAATTTTATTTGTGCATTTAGAATATTCTAG
- a CDS encoding NAD(P)-dependent alcohol dehydrogenase, with protein MKNRAAYMTGINKMEIRDIEVPKLREKDVLVKLEYVGICGSDVHYLEHGKIGDFIVNGDFILGHECAGTVVEVGSGVQNLKVGDKVALEPGITCGQCEFCKTGRYNLCPDVEFLATPPYHGSLMNYIAFPENMCFKLPDNITTKEGALVEPLAVGMHSANQGNVKLGSSVVILGAGTIGLVTLLACKANGATDITVVDVIPKRLEYAKNLGATNTINAAEVDVFAEIDKLTDKKGVDVVIETAGSARTISQTPYLVKNGGTIVLVGLAPQDIIEFNFAKIMAKEATIKSVFRYKNIYPIAIKAISKGIIDITGIVTHEFDFDDVAHAFDYVINNKQDVVKAVIKID; from the coding sequence ATGAAAAACAGAGCGGCTTATATGACCGGAATAAACAAAATGGAGATAAGGGATATAGAGGTTCCAAAGCTCAGAGAAAAGGATGTACTTGTAAAGCTTGAGTATGTGGGAATTTGCGGTTCTGACGTGCATTATCTTGAGCATGGAAAAATCGGTGATTTTATAGTAAATGGAGATTTCATACTTGGACATGAATGTGCCGGAACAGTTGTTGAAGTTGGCAGCGGAGTACAAAACCTAAAAGTAGGAGATAAGGTTGCCTTAGAACCGGGAATAACTTGCGGACAATGCGAATTCTGTAAAACAGGAAGATATAATCTTTGCCCGGATGTTGAATTTTTAGCAACACCGCCTTACCACGGTTCATTAATGAATTATATCGCTTTCCCGGAAAATATGTGCTTTAAACTGCCTGATAACATAACAACAAAAGAGGGAGCATTAGTTGAACCTTTGGCTGTTGGTATGCACTCAGCAAACCAGGGAAATGTAAAGCTTGGAAGCTCAGTTGTTATTCTTGGAGCAGGAACAATAGGACTTGTTACATTGCTTGCATGTAAAGCAAACGGAGCAACTGACATTACTGTAGTTGACGTAATACCAAAGAGACTGGAATATGCAAAAAATCTGGGAGCAACCAATACAATAAATGCAGCAGAAGTTGATGTGTTCGCAGAAATAGACAAACTCACCGATAAAAAGGGAGTAGACGTTGTTATAGAGACTGCCGGTTCAGCAAGAACTATTTCACAGACTCCTTACCTTGTTAAAAACGGCGGTACCATTGTTCTTGTAGGTTTGGCTCCACAGGATATAATTGAATTCAACTTTGCAAAGATTATGGCAAAGGAAGCTACAATTAAATCCGTTTTCCGTTACAAAAACATATATCCTATAGCTATAAAGGCTATTTCAAAAGGAATCATAGATATAACAGGAATAGTAACACATGAATTTGATTTTGATGATGTTGCACATGCTTTTGACTATGTAATAAACAATAAGCAGGATGTTGTTAAGGCAGTTATCAAAATAGACTAA